Genomic segment of Arachis hypogaea cultivar Tifrunner chromosome 16, arahy.Tifrunner.gnm2.J5K5, whole genome shotgun sequence:
tatatatatatattataacttctaagttgtcacattaataaaattataaatttcagaACTCATCAAATCTACAACCAAAGGCAAAAATTATTTTAGATAGATAACTCCACAGATCAAAAATACCAGAGCTACATATCATTAATCTCCAGTGGTGCACTCATTCAAATCAatcttattgaaaaaaaaatgtcgGGAGACTATAGCCATCAAAAATCAACATCAAAGTTTTGTCCTACTAGATTACATGAGTGCTAGTCAAATCTTGTTGATATTAATACCAGCACAATCAGAGTGATACAACATTTTTGAGTCAAGTACCATGCCAACTCCATAGGAATTCATAGAATTCATAATCTGTTAGTTCACTAATGCCCTTATATATTGCTAActactaactaaataaataaatcccTAACAACCCTTAATAAGCCCATTATTTTTTGATCAGTACTCAATTTTGTACCTGCTTGCTTAGTTGAATCTCTTTGAAGCATATACATGTCATTGTACAATTTACAATTGTCCTTGCTACCTAGTTTCTGAGATGCCTGCACTATCAGGAAATTTGGTTTTTTGTGTCTGAATCATTGATTTTGTGAAGGCTCATTCATTACACTTGCTCTATAtcagaaaattttgtttattgGCAGCAGAGATTCTTCTAGAGCACACTCTAAACAAGGTTATTTTTCTTGCAACTatcttattatatatgtatatgttgatcttgatttattattattgtactaTTCCTCTTTAGCCTTAGTGAGGATTAGAATTGATCATTCTGTAGcaaggaaaaggaaaaataataagagaTTGAGACTGATATAAACTATAATAATAAGATTTCTCATTTTAATAGGAAGATTTATAACTTAGAGAGGTGTAGATGTAATAAAAATACCTAATGTGAACATGGGAAAAGAAGTTGGCAAGACTAAAACTCTGATGCACTGTTGGTAGCCTCATAATTTGCTCCACTATGCATGCTTAGCATATAAAACAAGTATTTGTGGTTTTGTTTGCATGAGTGACTCACTATGCTAaggggaaaaacaaaaaaagatcaACAAAATTTATTGGTGAAGCTAtgcttttttttaatcttttgttaCATTTTTAGTGCTCTATGCCATTGATTACATTGGAAGCAATTAGGTGGTATAGGAGACAATAATAATGATGTTTTTTGCATTGTTGCTTCTAAATTGTGATACTTGATTGGGATTGAATTAAAGAACTCATATTGCTTGGAAATTTCAATAGTGCAATTTTGTCATAAGCCAAATAAGATCATTAATTCGAAATTAATTGGCTTAGAGGTTGATTATAACACATTTCAAtcttaattgaaatttttttatttttcacataaaaaaaacaatttaattaaaaaaaataatatgatataGATTGCATTTAAACATTTTGCAATAATTCAATATTTCAATCCAACAAGGTATTtcaaaaatacatttaaaaaaatattaaagttaattgcATAATATTTCAACAACGTCCATGCTTTCTTTTCTTTAACAGAAAATGAATATAATAgtcaaaatattaatatataattcaaCAATTGAACGATTAATATACATTCTATAACAATTACTAAATgatatcactacaaaaaaaactGATTAAAATGTCGTTAATATTAAGGCGGTTTTGTATAAACGCCATAATGTTCATGAATTAAGGCAGTTTATATCACTGCCATAATGTATTTGTAAGTCAAGGACGTACGTTTCTAGTGATTTTGGCAGTAATAACCGTTGTTAGAAAAAACCCAACCTAAACCTAATTGCGAGTCGAAGAGTAGAGCGTGAGCAACAAGCTTCTCCTCCAGTGGCTTCTTCTCCTCCATTGATGCGAGCTTCTCTTCTATTCTTGTGAGTTTCTCTGCCATTGATGCCATATTCTCCTCTATCGAGCTTCTACGCTCTATGTTGTGAGAGCTTCTTACCCTAACTCGTCTTCTCCGTGTCCGTTCTCACTTCTaggtttttattcaaaattctcatcctcttcttcttcatcttcttttgatTCATGATTTGTTACTTCCTCTCTGGTTATTACTATTCTTTCGATTCTTTGTTTTATGTGTGTGAGAGTTGCGTTGGTGTGGCAGAATTCGAAAACTACATCGCCACTGCTCTGCGAGCTTCTCCTCCATCAATGATTCTTCCCCTCCATCGGTGTCATGTCCATCAATGCTTCTCCTCTGATGGTACATTTGCTTCCATTGATGCGATTTGCGAGGTATTCTATTAGCTTCTTTTCTTCGAGCTTCTCTTCTCCTCATCAACcttattttgtttgattctatgTTTTGATTGTTCTATGCTAACtgctacttattttatttaattacaggTTTTGATTTTCCTCcttgttcaatttatttttaggTAAAAAATTGGGGATTAATTATAATCATGTGAATACTTGTTTTCTCCTGGTATGACGTGCACTGTGAACTGCATAGATGTTCTTCATGTTTTCTGTTTGCAGAAAAAGCTTTTAAGGAATTTACTTGAGTtatacttttttaattttgaaagcgTGGAGTGTCAGAGTCTCAACCAAATTATTTGAAATCCTATTAACATTCTAACATGGTATGtgcaattatttatataaattcttgaaATCTAGCTTGTTCAACTTGTTCGTTATAGCAAATTTGTAATCACTATAGTCGAAGAGTTGTAACATACACAATGAACTGGGAGCAGTCAATTGCTTTAGTTTATTATTTGTTAAATCTGTGTGTTCAAATTCATAGAAAGTGGTCACCAAACACAACCTCTAACATCATATTTGCCTTCACCATGTTTTCCTTTCTTCATGAAACCCAAATTTGACGTCGCTAATAGAATGCTTCTCTTAATGTTAGTACATGGCTAGACCTCATTGGATGCCTCTAATATATACAGTGTTTTTGTTTTATGACAGGGGCTAATTATCTCTTTGATGCTTGATTTGATATTCATTCAACCTGTTAACGTTATATTTTGGAAATAGACATTATGAATTTTAGATTGTATGAAGTAGTTAGTGTTCCATTGAcatttacttttaaattgatcATCTTGTGTTACTTTTTGCAGGGATCTTGATAACTCTAATCTATCTAGACATTTGGTATCTAAACTTGGGAagcttaaatattttataatatctatATACTATATATACTATGGTTAAAATTTTGGTACGGTGATGTGGGTTTTCTAATGTCAAATGTGCACATATAGCTATATTCATTGTATTTTTCTACTTCAATAAATACATAGTTATATGCTCATTGGATTTTGGACTAAAATTTCATGGTTGCTTTCATGTTTGTCTCATAATAGGTCAATCTTCACATCCACCAGTTGAAGATATGTGACTTTGGAAGTGCTAAAATTTTGGTTAGTTTATTCTTTAACCTGAAGTTCTTAATGTTTGTTTTGAATGATAATGTTCTGTTATAACTAAATTTTAGGTTTTATTTTGTCCTTCTCTGTGAGGTAATGTGGGCCATAATTGCTTCTTCTTTTAACTATCTTTCTCTTTTCTAAAATTTAACTGCCACAAGTAGTACAAAGGGAACAATAAATATTTTGCTGTTGTCTATAAGATGCATCCTAAGCAATTAGAGTTAGTAATCTTAGAAACATTTAGTAATaatgcactctatgtgtttgttattTTGCTTCTTAGAAATTGAAATCATTTAATTACTTCCAGTTTAGTGTTTCAATAACTCTCTTGCATCCTTTGCATATTGAAGAATTACAACTTAATTACTGTAATGAAATAATACATATCTGGTTTATTACTAGAACCTTATATGAACCATCTCTCATATCTGGTTTGATGTCCAATCTAGATTTTAGAACCTTATATGAACCATCTTTCATACAAGCTTAAGGATAGAGGGTCATTATTGGTTTTATATGTAATAATTGGAGAACATCTTCAACGAAAAATTTAACATATTGTGAAGCTTTAGATTATTTTACAAAGAAAAAAACCTCAAGTAGATCCAACTGTGTGGTTGAACTAGTGACTAAGTGCTAATTTCAATAACTGCTTCTTATTTGCTGGAGGAGGCAAGTGGTGCATTTGTTGTTCAAATACTTGTTCATTTTCTTCTGTCCTCATGAAACCTTTTTACATAATATGAATTTTTGGTTGTTGTGAGCAGAGATAACAAATGCACAGCTAAGCTTGCAATGTCCTTTGTATTCATCGCTGAGGGCACCAATGCCGTATCACATTAACTTGAAAGGCTCATCCATTTCTTTGACCTTTGGCAATGACCACTGTCTTCCCTGTGCTTGGAACAAGCTTAGAAAGGAAAACTTGAGTGTCGTCCCTTTTCGCCTTCCCAGGGGGACGAGGACGGGGACGCTTCTCATTAAGGCTGTTGCTACCTTTGAACTAAAGATTTTGCCTCACAAACGAGACGAATGCACACACTCCACTGACTTGCACCTTGCTATTGCCAACTCAGCACCAGGGTTTCACCTTGACTCTTCTGATGAAGAATCACAAGAGCTTGACGAGAGGGAGAAATTGAGAAGAATGAGAATTTCCAAAGCTAATAAAGGAAACACCCCATGGAACAAAGGAAGAAAGCATAGTCCTGGTaactatattttcttttcttctttctttatcTTCCTTGACATTCCATCCTGTCTTCCATCATTTAGCTCTCTTTGTCATTCTAAACAGAAACTTTGCGCAAAATCAGGGAAAGAACAAGGCTTGCAATGCAGAATCCTAAGGTGATGTCATGTAAGAATATGTTTGTCTTTGCTAAAGTAGATTTTCACATTAGGTTCACAAACATCCATTTTAGTTCAATATCATTGAAATCTATCACTTATCCCAATTTAGAcaatgaacaaattaaaatataatccaTTGTAAAATTCACTACTCAACAGCACAATTTTGATGGAAAACAGGATTGTCCTGTCTCTCTCTGGTCTCACTAAACAATATAGTTCAATCTTGAGTATTTCACTGGGCCAATATGTAATGTTCAAGTTTACACGTGTCCTGTCTCTCTCTGGTCTCACTAAACAATTTCTTAATGGTAGTAATTTTTAAATGGGTTATTATTCAGTATTAATACTGACACAACAGGTTTagattgatgattggattttcgaATTTTAGCTTCAAATTTTTAACTGATTTCCTTCATAAAATTTGGCAATGCAGATAAAAATGATGGTAGTGGTGAGACTTTGGCTCAAGAAATATATGGAAGAAGGAAAACAAAAGACATTGATTTAGAGGGGTTAAAAGAAGATAAAGATGTTGGTGGGTATTATGGCCAAAgaaaaaacattaaaatttaatcaaaGGAAAGGAAAGGCTTTCATCTTGATACATTCTTTCGCTATCTCTTAGGTGATGATAATGGCCCTCTTCTTCAGGTAATTAATATACATGCTTTTTAACTACACTTTACATTTTAATTAGTTTAgtatgaaaatatataaatatatcataaaattttttGACTTGTCTGAgtataaattagttaaaaatgctaaaattatccatttttcttaatttaattttaaaaatacaaataaaaataaaaaatcaaccaaATAGCCAatctgttaatttttattttttattattcttcctaACACTTTATGATCTATGATGTGTTTTGCACTTCCAGGTTGGTCATGACATGAGAAGCCCACTGGCCCATTATTTCTTATACACGGGCCATAACTCCTACTTAACAGGTAATTAATTTAGTAGTAATAGCAGCACTGCCCCAATTATAAAGGCACTCAAGAAAAGTGTTAAAAGAGTTATCGAACTTGATCTGTGGCCTAACTCCACTGGTAATTCTGTTGAAGTTCGTCATGGAAGGTATGCAATTTCCTTTACTTTTCATTCATATATAATATGAACATATAATTATTGACAATAATGCACCTCACACTAAATTATGattaatattattgtttattTGGAGCTGTATATTATTACAGGACTCTAACTAGTCCGCTGAAACTGAGAGCTTGTTTGAAAGCAATTAAAGAATATGCATTTTATGCTTCTAATAAGTATCCTGTTGTTATAACTTTTGAAGACCATATAACTCCACCTCTCCAAGCTAAAGTTGCCAAGGTATTATTTAATTACTATCGTTATTTTCGTGAGAAATTTTTGGGGTTAGCAAATTTTAATGTTTTTTGTCATTTTACAGGTAGGCCAGAGAAAGATCATGAGAGAGTAGCTTCAAGTTTCTTTGAATTTTGTTGCTGTtgatagagagagaaaaaaaagagaacggTTTATAAAATTTGTGTCTCACCACTACATGACGGAACCAGGCctataaaatatacattgaatTGTAAATATAGATATATTTGCAAATATACAAACATCGACATTTATCCTAAATACATGAGTTGGGGTTCTAATTATTGTACCTATAGATTTTGACAGTTAAGCTGGGGATATTGTTTGTGTTTATGTCACATGAGCTATTTTGATTTGCAGATGGAAGACAGAATTAGGAAAGCTAGTTTACCTTGTTAGAAATACGGTAAAAACGGTAAGAAATGTCACTTTTATTCGGTAAAAACGGTGGCTTGTAATTGCCATTTTAAACAACATGAAATGCCATTTTAAcatggtaaaaacggcggttttaAATGTCGttttaatcaataaaaatgcCACTATcagggtaaaaatggcggttcaaaatgccattttaaccaactAAAAATGCCGTTTTAATccggtaaaaacggcggttttaaatgccattttaaccaactAAAAATGCCACTTTGCCaaggtaaaaatggcggttcataaacgccgttttaaccaacaaaaaaatgCTGTTTTACcctggaaataacggcggtttgaaccgccgttttaaccaacaaaaaataCCATTTTATCTAGAAATAACGGTGGTTTGAACCGTCGTTTTAACCCAACtcaaaaaccgccgttttaaccaggTAATTGTGGCGGTTTTTTAAAAATCGCCGTAATAACCAAATGGCGCTTCAAATTATGGCGATTTTTCTTGAGCGCCGTTCAAGGTTATagtggcggttcaaaccgccgtaataaccctAAAAAA
This window contains:
- the LOC112756895 gene encoding uncharacterized protein isoform X2, coding for MPYHINLKGSSISLTFGNDHCLPCAWNKLRKENLSVVPFRLPRGTRTGTLLIKAVATFELKILPHKRDECTHSTDLHLAIANSAPGFHLDSSDEESQELDEREKLRRMRISKANKGNTPWNKGRKHSPETLRKIRERTRLAMQNPKIKMMVVVRLWLKKYMEEGKQKTLI
- the LOC112756895 gene encoding uncharacterized protein isoform X1, with amino-acid sequence MPYHINLKGSSISLTFGNDHCLPCAWNKLRKENLSVVPFRLPRGTRTGTLLIKAVATFELKILPHKRDECTHSTDLHLAIANSAPGFHLDSSDEESQELDEREKLRRMRISKANKGNTPWNKGRKHSPETLRKIRERTRLAMQNPKVMSYKNDGSGETLAQEIYGRRKTKDIDLEGLKEDKDVGGYYGQRKNIKI